The Brienomyrus brachyistius isolate T26 chromosome 7, BBRACH_0.4, whole genome shotgun sequence DNA segment TGTAGATGAGATGTGGAATGGGGTTCTGTAGATGAGATGTGGAATGGGGTTCTGTAGATGAGATGTGGAATGAGGCTCTGTAGATGAGATGTGGAATGGGGTTCTGTAGATGAGATGTGGAATGAGGCTCTGTAGATGAGATGTGAAATGAGGTTCTGTAGATGAGATGTGGAATGAGGCTCTGTAGATGAGATGTGGAATGGGGTTCTGTAGATGGGATGTGGAATGAGGTTCTGTAGATGAGTGGTGGAATGACTCTTGCTGGGTGCTTTAGAGAAGCTCATGGGAATTATGTCTGCATTCTAGCAGCTCAATCAGGAATTCTTTTCTGTAAGCATGTTGCTTTATAGGTGCTGGCCCATCTTATCTTGGCCTCATGCAGTTTCATCCATAGTCTGATGAAGCCAGGAACCTTGATAAAGGCATTGGCTATGGAAGTGGAAAATGGGAGTGATTTTCACTCGAGTGACATACCACGTCGTAGGTCTCCATGTCTGCATACTTCCACCCAACTGTTCCACCAGCATTTATTTGGTCCTTCCAAACCAAAATCATGTCCATTGGCTGCCGGGGTCATTTACAGTGACATAACTGAATATTTTGATCTTCAGTGATTGTGAAGTGCTGACTGATCCTTATGATCATATCGAGAACAGGCTACCTAATTAAACTGTATTTTTTCATGCTCTGTCCTAAATTAGGCAAATATGAATTATAAAGCATAGCAAAGTATAAATAATAGACAGCAGATTTTTCATATGTGCAGTTTAGATGTCCTGCAGTAATTTGAAGGGAGTGAAAGTACTCTAAAAGCACATTCTCTCACTTTGACGCTTATTTTAAGATTTATGATACTGTATTTGCACTGTAAAAGCACAATGCCTTGGTTTATCGCTTATCTTAAGATCTTTATGCTGGATCTGGACTCTAAAAGTAGGCCATCTTGGTTTGTAACCTACTGTAAGATTTGTGATACTGGATCTTGACTCTATAAAAGCACACTGCCTCGGTTTATCACTTATCTGTCCCCTTTGAAGTTTGGCTGGTAGTACGGAGAACTGTGGAAGTGCAAAGATGGAGATGCATGGGTTGCTGGTGCATATCTGACTTGAATGAGCGTGGATTTTGGGGGTAGTGTTTGGCTCAGAGGGTCCGGACACTCTACCTGTGATTAGAAGCTCACTGGATTGAACCCgctggtcagcagagtgatttcattgtTGGGCCCATGAGcgtgacccttaaccccaatttttCAATGAACTGTATGACCCTGCTTCCGCAACTGtatgctgctttggataaaggcatcTGATAGAtctgatgtggactggtgtACAGTTTATTACTGTCCCTTTAAGCAGTATGACAGTCATcctctaatgtggactggtgtacAGTTTATTACGGTCCCTTTAAGCAGTATGACAGTCATCCTCTAATGTGGACTGATGTACGGTTTATTACTGTCCCTTTAAGCAGTATGACAGTCATcctctaatgtggactggtgtacAGTTTATTACGGTCCCTTTAAGCAGTATGACAGTCATCCTCTAATGTGGACTGATGTACAGTTTATTACGGTCCCTTTAAGCAGTATGACAGTCATCCTCTAATGTGGACTGATGTACGGTTTATTACTGTCCCTTTAAGCAGTATGACAGTCATcctctaatgtggactggtgtacAGTTTATTACGGTCCCTTTAAGCAGTATGACAGTCATCCTCTAATGTGGACTGATGTACAGTTTATTACTGTCCCTTTAAGCAGTATGACAGTCATCCTCTAATGTGGACTGATGTACGGTTTATTACTGTCCCTTTAAGCAGTATGACAGTCATCCTCTAATGTGGACTGATGTACGCTTTATTACTGTCCCTTTAAGCAGTATGACAGTCATCCTCTAATGTGGACTGATGTACGGTTTATTACTGTCCCTTTAAGCAGTATGACAGTCATCCTCTAATGTGGACTGATGTACGCTTTATTACTGTCCCTTTAAGCAGTATGACAGTCATCCTCTAATGTGGACTGATGTACGGTTTATTACTGTCCCTTTAAGCAGTATGACAGTCATcctctaatgtggactggtgtacAGTTTATTACGGTCCCTTTAAGCAGTAAGTATGACAGTCATCCTGTGACATGGTGTGATAGTGAGTGGTTCTCACACTAAGGACCTTTAGGCTGCTGTTCTGTTCCCTCCCTTTGGTGATATTGAGAGTTGCTGACAGAAACCAGATGACTTTTCCCCTCCCATCCTCTTTCCCTTTCCTTCCCTTCTCCTGGATAAGCTTCCCTCCATATTTGGGTTTGTACCCGTAGTGGAGTTTGAGGGAGCGGGGGGAGGTGTGAACACCGCCGATGACAGACGCTAGGGGGGCGCCTGCACTTTTCGCTCACCATTAATGTTAATCCAAAGTCCTTTTAGAAAACATTCTAGATTCCTTGAACAgacaaaaatatttaatattttaccaCATGTGTTGTATCGCTTATTTAATAAAGCACCAGTAGAAACTTAAGAATTTAGAGACGCAAAAtatgtacagaactgtgcaaaagtcttaggcaggcaaagaaaacgatgtttagattatcctcgggttggtgtaaaactatgatattatacctgtcaaagtgtgtcagcttagccctttcagaacctctgctaaaatcatcctagtatttgcagcgaccgtccagtgcagccatgtattgtttgacttgaccactagcacacctcatacagctagtcaatctctcactgacattttaaaacaatatatttaattatttaattgagctgttggtgaaatttaacaaagtcatggaacggctgaggtgcccctgaggagaagtttgggaactgaagcggtgttcatctagccatccaacaggatatcagtaactttttagaaaacagaattaCTAGTTCTTATTGTGTTACtcctaatttgcacatgttctaatgttaaattgtgttttttgttctaagccaaagtgcacttgctacccagacaAACAGCTTTGGACATTTCTTTGGACGGcctgagacttttgcacaggactgtagatatttattaataataaaaccccaGTGAGGAATCAGGGGAGGCAGAAAAGGCAGATTTTGCATATTTAAACTATTATATTTAGTAAAGGGCACATTCTGTACAATAAACATATAGAGTGTCACAGTGTCGAGAAACACCATTAGAGAAGCTACCCCATCTCGTGCCCTTACATTCTCACCAAGAGGCCTAAGATTAGTAGTTTGAATATactttcaaatgtattaaaatatattttaactgTGTCGTATGTACTGTATGCTACAATTTCTTAGACACAATACTATTTTAAGACTTATTTATTTGGCATAGTAAATACTGCAATAACTTGTTCttaaaaattaatataaaatattattgaCTGAATATTCTGTTGTCATAAAATAAGGTAATTGCTTGTAGAATCTTAATCAATCCTTACGGATTCAAGGAAATAATATTCCACCTATCCCTTACAATATTTATGTCCTTGTgacaccacaccccccccccccccaccattcaagataatattacataaatccatgtatcaaacaatatacattgtgcgtttttttttttctattaatagGGGATATATAGATTTTTCTGGTATTTTAATGTATGTACATTTTCCCTATCAGCCAAATGAAATGCTTTTCCAGAATAATTGAATCGTAATATCTAGGGACTCCCATGGGAGATTATTATTTAATCCAGGTTGGTTTTATTATCGTGACGGAGAAGAAGTCCTTTGACAGTCAGCATCATCTTCAGGTCTCGCTTGAGGTCAATCGGACAGTCAGTGTTGTCATAGCCAAATGGTCCATAATATTGTAGCCAAATCACTTGATCGAACTAGCTTTGAACTgcaatttaataatttattttatgAATTCTAACAAACATGCCCTTGCTGAATGCCTCCTTCTCCCTGTATAGGAAACGTGTCTCACCATGCGCTATAAGCCATATGGGCCGGGCCGGGCCGGCAGGAATGAGGGAAATGAACTTGGCTGCCACAGAGGCTCTTTGTGTTGAATAGCTTCTTAAAAACAAACGAAACACTCTTCCTCTTTAACCGACCCCTCAACGTATGACATCATCGTCTGCAGAGATGCAGGGGAAAGAATTTGGCTTTAGTGAGCAGAATAGAAGAGAGGCGTTGTgcagaaaagggaaaaaaaaaataaaaaacaacagaagcaggACGCGGCGATGCAGGATCAGTTCAGCTCAGTAATGTTTTGGAAAGCATAAGGAGAGAAGCCCAGTGTTGTGGTAAGAATTATCTGAGAATCGTGTTAACTTAATCCAGTGAAGAAGGATGGGGGAAGCATTGAGGTTGAACGTTATGCTTTCTGTTCTAACGTGACTGAATAGGCCATGAATAAAAGACTTTCGGATAGGCCGACACATTCAGTACAATTAAGGTTCAGCCAGTTGGAACTTTTACTTACAGAATCGATTGTTCTTGCCTTGTTCTTTTGCATATTGCATTCTTAGGAGACATTTCTCTTTTCATTAGACAAGAATAGTATAAGTAGAGTAGTGTGATACATAGAGGCAATGTTTACACGCAGTGTTTTATAATACAGATGTTTTTGAGTACATGGCATTTTCCCACTGTAATAGTAATCTGTTAGTTAAACTTTACATTTTGTAGACGTATCTCTTTCTTCTTATTTGTATGCACGACCCAGGCTCTGAGCACATTTGTCATGGGAACCGAGTGGGAATGCAGACTGCCGGCCTGTGAGCTAGCAGGATGTACTTTGTAGTCTGCAGTTAGGCTTCTCTGGCAGACACGCTCCAAATGCAAgctgcaaacctgaagcagTTAACCTTTTATGGCCTCGTAATCACTTCCAGATGTTGGGAGCCGAGCACATTGCACACGCTGAGCACATTGCACAATCCCGAATTTCAGTCAAAAGAGAGAATAAGTTTAATTCTAAAATATGCGAAGGAGCTGAAGACACTCTTCACGCATCTTTCATGTCTGCTTGGCTTTGGACTGTTATATAAAAGAAACCACATCATTCTGATATGTTTCAGTTAAACGAAAAAAGATGAActtattatatataaaataaaaacctttaaaaaccAAATTATTATGTGATGCGTCTGTATATGTAAAATCATACATTTAAGCTTAGACTGCTTTGGATACTTTTGAGTCATGTGCAATGTAGCTGTTTTATGGCAATCAAGGAACCTCTTAGCATACATGCTTCATTAACTTGTCACGCATTTATTCACTTATTTAGTAAATTCCCGTATGTGTCAGTTTCAGAACATAATTGAGGCCATTCAGTCCTACGCTTTCAAACTAAACGACATTATTTGCTATTTGTTAGCCGTTCTGTGTTCGTGGTTTTAAATTCTTTAACCAGTATACTTGGTAGTTAAGCTGCCAGTTCACATAAGATCACCAATCGCCTCACTGTGAACCATCAATGTCCTGATTGCAGTTGGTTGACCAAAGATGGAAAGCAGGCCCGGCTCTACCTTTTTCGAGGAACCCCAGGCCAAACTTTACTTGAGAGGCTGCACTACCATGAAAAGTGATGATCGTTTTGCTTCCTCCACAAAGCCAGTAATTTAGGGGCCTATTCTGCCTACAACTAGAGACAGCCCTGAGGTGAATGGCTAGGCTATATCGGTGATGTGTGTAGTCTCAGTATATTGTGGAATTTAATTTTATGCACGTACAAATAAATTCTTATGTCATATTTGCATTTTTGCCTTCTTGATTACATTTGTTGACTGTTTGCTTACACCCTGGCTTGCCCTATTGATTTTTGGGCATTCTGTGTCTACTGCATGAATTAGCAAACTGTCATATTGTCTGTGAAATATGTCTGAGTCTATGCCCTGTAGCCTTATATATTTCCTTGGAATGCAATATAAAGCTGTAAGAGCAAAAGCAATATTTTTGgtttgaattttgttcaaaaCACGGCAGGTCAAAAGATCAATAATTCATGAAGAGGCGACATAATCTGGAGCGTAAATTATGATGTTTATTTTTGTagattcgttttttttttttttgccattcaCACTGAATGATGAAACTACGATGAGGTGGCAGCTTGTGGCGTCTTCTAAGATACGTCTAATATTTTGTCTTAATATTGTCTTTCACCGTTTGTTATTTAGTTAGTCTCCTGCCCATCATTCTGCTGTGACCTAGGAACCTCACCGCTTGTGTTCATGCCAGGGAACCCTAACTGTCACCTCAAGATGCTCTTGAACATTTTCTTCCCTTTAACTGGAAGAGAAGTATGTTGGGACGAGCATAGGAAAGCAGCAATTGGGCCAAAAGCAAATGCAGCatcaaaatgtaaatgtagccGACCGAAAGGCAGGACTTTAATCCCCACTGCAATTTTGTACatattacaactttctgatgtgGAAAATTTGTAATAATTTGCAGAATTCGTTAACCAGTGCAGTCAGCCCACCACATGAGTGTAATGTTAATCACCTTTTAGGCAGAGCTATCATTATTTATAGTACTGTAAACAATAAACAGGaaataattttatattaatattaatatgacGCATCTTCTTGTTTTTCATACCTCCTGTctttgtgtgtattttttttagaGATCCTCCAAAGATGGCAGTCAGTTGAAGAGAGAGATTCCCTCAAAGAGTGTCACTTTCCTGGACTCGGTCAGCGTGATATTCGGAGGTGGAAGCATCATGGAGGCCCCACCAGAAAGCCTAGATGATTATCACCATTCAGGTGGCCCTGATACCGTGCAGGACGTGCAGGAAACACTGGAAAGGGATGCAGCTAAGGAAGAACTTCACTCTGATAAGGGAGCAAACTGCTGGGATCCTGATACCGCATCAGAGGAAACGTCTGCTGAGTTAAAGACAATCAATATCCCTGACACAGGTGCATCTTTCCTACAAAACAGCTGCCATGATGCCGATATGCAGTCACCGTACAACAGTGAGGCAGTGACAGAAGGAATGAAGCAGGCCCCTTTTAACATTGAAGGTTCCGAAAAACACAACGGTCACTCAGGGTTAGCAGAGACGGATTACAAAAATCTTCTAGGGGATACCACTGTGACGGCAATTAAGAAGGAACCCCGCTTCGAGCTTCGTGCTTTCCAGGAAGAGAAGAAACCTTCTAAGCTGTTTGACACGTCGGAGAGAGAGCAAATTCACGTGAAGAAGGTTAGACCCTCTGAAGAGATGGCGGAATTGGAAAAGGAACGACTGGAGCTGATCCGAGGCCAGGCAGTCAAGAAAAATCCTGGAATAGCTGCAAAATGGTGGAATCCGCCTCAGGAAAAAACCTTAGAGGAAGAACTGGACCCAGAGCAGCTTGCGTCACATCGGAGGTATGAGGAGAGGAAACAGAAAAGGCCAGAAATATCAAATATGCCACCAGTATCATCAAAACCGACTGCAGTCCCTGTGGATCCACCAGAAGTCAGCAAGGAGGATGTGGTCATGGAGCAGATCGGTTTCTCTGTGGCACGAAGCCAGTTCCTTCAGATGGAGAATAACAGACCGGTCCAAAAAAGAGACGTTACTCCTAAAATCTATTCTGCCAAACCCTTCAGAACTTCAAATATTACAAATGTAGAAAGGCCAAACACTCTGACCGCTGACGTTCATGTTACTCAAGATATCAGCGAAGTCACCACATTGAAATCCCACAACTGCTACACTGTAGGGGAATCTCCCACTAATCGATCAACCGGGAGCACACCAGAGAATGAGATTAAAGACAATAGCGAAACATGGGTAGATGATGAAGACTTCACACCTGTCCGGGCTGTGATGACTTTCCTTAAAGACGAAGAGCCTGATACCTTCACAGACTCTTCCTTTAAGTCAGAGGAATCTGATGACGGATTAGATGCTCTTCCCCTCAGACCTCAGGGCGACAGCATGAAGAAGCGCGTCGGACTGGGAAATGTGAGTGACAGTATTGCTCCCAGCGAGACTGTCACCATCTCTCTGACAGATCAGTCCTTCTCTTCCATGTCACATATCGTCCAGACGGTTAACATTGGGCCAGACCTGTCAGTTAACAAGCCTCTTGTGTTGAAAGCTAATGACACAGATATTCTGACAGAGGAACAAATAGAGTACCACGCAGGCATTTTAGTCCAGAATGCCATCCAGCACGCGATTGCCCAGCAAACTGTGTCACAAGGCCCGGAGGAACCTCCACACTATGATCAAAATAATCTCATACTGCAGCCTTTGGAAGAAATCAATAAATGTCAAGATGGATTGGTACCTCCCCTGGAATGCAGGAGTCCTAATAAGATGAGTGAAATTGCTGCACTTCCAATAGAAGTGGACTCCAGCAGTTACAGCGAGCCTCCGGATCGCTCTCCAAAATCCAGCGGACAGTCAGAGTTCAGCTATTTCAGTAAATATTCCCAGGCAGCCGAGCTCAGGAGCACTGCCTCAGTAACAAGAAACCAAGACAAGGAGGTCAGCTCGGGGCCCTTCAGGCTGCGATCTCACAAGCAAAGGACCCTCTCCATGATCGAGGAAGAAATCCGAGCAACTCAGGAACGAGAGGAGGAGCTAAAGAGGCAGAGGAAGACACAGTGCAGTCTAAAGAAAAATCCCAAGATCCTGCCGTCCGGGCTGAGTCCCACAGGAAGGACAGCACCTGGTAAGGCTCACACTGCGTCAAACTTCATGCTTTCATTAAAAGTCACAATTGTTTGTTTATCCAACTCTTTAGTGTTTTTCATCAGAAATGATTGAGTATTTTACTTTAATCCTTTTCTGGATACGGTCATTCACACTTAATCCACTTATCCAATATACATGTTTCCACATTAAAAGATGACAATGTgttttcattacataaaattgGTGAATATTAGCAACTGAAATGCTTTGATTTAAGTGgcagggaaaaaaacataaGGTGGTAAGGGTTACTTCAGACGCTCTACAGTGGACTGTTTTTCGCAAAGACATGGATTGGTAaagctttacttgagggggaaCAAATAATGCAGCATTATGctcttacttatgtattaattaaccacaaactaagtcttaattacattctgatctcatgttcgttcatcattgATGAATTGTAAAGCATCGTATATCTCACCTAGcggctatatttgttcatgattagttagttttttttttgtttgttttatttgtttatttaaacaagGACATTGCACAATAAACAATCTTGTATAACAAGGAAAGAAGCATGAAACCAGGTTTTAGCAAATATTGCTATTTTCCGCCTGTCGTCCCTAAGCAGGTAAACGAAATAATAAATTAGAAACAAAATAAAGACAATGATGTATACAATACAGGTCATAAAGTCGTACAGACAGTTCATTTCAACCCCCTAATATGCCATCCCAGATAACATAAAATACAGGTCACATTAGTAAAACACGCATGCACCAACTCATGAAGGTGTGGATGTTTGATCTGACAATATCCAACTCTTTGTTAAACTACTAAAAGATACTAAATTTGTGCATAAAATACACTCAGTTGGTAAATTATCCCATTGATTTATAGCTGAACAGGAGAAAAATTACTTAACAAAAGAGGTTTTATGTTGCGGAAAACTGCATTCTCCTCTTAAGGTAGATCTAGCTTCTTGTGTTATTTTTTCAGAGTAGAGTGTAACAATTTTTTTAAAGGAGTAGAATGATTgaatgattttaaaatataaagatataaaaaaataaattaacgtAAAATACCATATTTATTCAATATATGAGAATGATGATATTGACGTTTTTTTGTCATGAATTTGTAGGGTAGCTTTATGTAGTGATTCAAGTCTTAAGGTTGCTTCACATGCCTGCATTGGATAAAGGGTAACACCCAAATATTTGAATtgttccatttctttatttgctGTAATACTGGGACAGTTTTCAGTTTCTACCTGTTGTTATTTCAACATTGAGTTAGTAACTGAGTTCAGTAAGTGTTTGTGcccccttaagtaaagtgttaccccgaATTTTACATTGTTAATCATTGGTTCTTCTCAGAAGAACAAAAACAAGCCTCTCATTACTCTTATATGGAGTACAGCTGTAAAGCTAGACTTTAATTATCACTGCAGTAATTCTGTGACAACATAAAAGGACGACTATATGTATTATCTGGAACAGATTTCATACATTTGTTAAAGTTGTTAATGCCATCGGAACAATGTTTTCTTATTGCATTTGTAGTTGTGAAAGTTGCATAAAagtgctgagggggg contains these protein-coding regions:
- the LOC125746008 gene encoding A-kinase anchor protein 2-like isoform X3, with protein sequence MSETDLQKERLQALALKRKRQAEIEEKRRKLEDLILRLQHLKSKAKRERWLLQGTSAATEEEEEERQRQIEKDEEEVKELEESIHRLENEIDQLKNEESEISAKELVLRERLRKSQESGVDRLNNPQEQDRAEAENHISSQNPDLLELPPQTRPAAFEDKKLSKRPVCAMEIYVQKDRKTGDAVILSASAVSPQEAQHRGVKVFDDGCKVVYEVQSGQPPAVENGLHTLTSSEVDKILQLVNQSHGHEAASRLMVTSPDPDTDASNGGLGKKEAKMHKEAKLLMMPGSQGKQAASQTRYEYKEEVTEMPEASSEKPVTMLFMGYHSVEDEEETKRLLGFNGTIKAEIVLIDEDDEKSLREKTVTDISTMDGNAADLVSGQPLSDTTEPSSEGKDESSDKELPAPGPVLMSELMKADCHVLAGAQIISTATRSSKDGSQLKREIPSKSVTFLDSVSVIFGGGSIMEAPPESLDDYHHSGGPDTVQDVQETLERDAAKEELHSDKGANCWDPDTASEETSAELKTINIPDTGASFLQNSCHDADMQSPYNSEAVTEGMKQAPFNIEGSEKHNGHSGLAETDYKNLLGDTTVTAIKKEPRFELRAFQEEKKPSKLFDTSEREQIHVKKVRPSEEMAELEKERLELIRGQAVKKNPGIAAKWWNPPQEKTLEEELDPEQLASHRRYEERKQKRPEISNMPPVSSKPTAVPVDPPEVSKEDVVMEQIGFSVARSQFLQMENNRPVQKRDVTPKIYSAKPFRTSNITNVERPNTLTADVHVTQDISEVTTLKSHNCYTVGESPTNRSTGSTPENEIKDNSETWVDDEDFTPVRAVMTFLKDEEPDTFTDSSFKSEESDDGLDALPLRPQGDSMKKRVGLGNVSDSIAPSETVTISLTDQSFSSMSHIVQTVNIGPDLSVNKPLVLKANDTDILTEEQIEYHAGILVQNAIQHAIAQQTVSQGPEEPPHYDQNNLILQPLEEINKCQDGLVPPLECRSPNKMSEIAALPIEVDSSSYSEPPDRSPKSSGQSEFSYFSKYSQAAELRSTASVTRNQDKEVSSGPFRLRSHKQRTLSMIEEEIRATQEREEELKRQRKTQCSLKKNPKILPSGLSPTGRTAPGKIEKIRPPPPVSPSSEGSPTPSISDVSSDDSAGPQRAKNFMQTLMEDYETHKVKRREKVEDASVLEATRVTRRKSNMAIRWEAGMYANQDAAEEEED
- the LOC125746008 gene encoding A-kinase anchor protein 2-like isoform X6, which codes for MEAPPESLDDYHHSGGPDTVQDVQETLERDAAKEELHSDKGANCWDPDTASEETSAELKTINIPDTGASFLQNSCHDADMQSPYNSEAVTEGMKQAPFNIEGSEKHNGHSGLAETDYKNLLGDTTVTAIKKEPRFELRAFQEEKKPSKLFDTSEREQIHVKKVRPSEEMAELEKERLELIRGQAVKKNPGIAAKWWNPPQEKTLEEELDPEQLASHRRYEERKQKRPEISNMPPVSSKPTAVPVDPPEVSKEDVVMEQIGFSVARSQFLQMENNRPVQKRDVTPKIYSAKPFRTSNITNVERPNTLTADVHVTQDISEVTTLKSHNCYTVGESPTNRSTGSTPENEIKDNSETWVDDEDFTPVRAVMTFLKDEEPDTFTDSSFKSEESDDGLDALPLRPQGDSMKKRVGLGNVSDSIAPSETVTISLTDQSFSSMSHIVQTVNIGPDLSVNKPLVLKANDTDILTEEQIEYHAGILVQNAIQHAIAQQTVSQGPEEPPHYDQNNLILQPLEEINKCQDGLVPPLECRSPNKMSEIAALPIEVDSSSYSEPPDRSPKSSGQSEFSYFSKYSQAAELRSTASVTRNQDKEVSSGPFRLRSHKQRTLSMIEEEIRATQEREEELKRQRKTQCSLKKNPKILPSGLSPTGRTAPGKIEKIRPPPPVSPSSEGSPTPSISDVSSDDSAGPQRAKNFMQTLMEDYETHKVKRREKVEDASVRVCVLVSVRTAAWWEDRRGCRSSCFLFRHILSSTIMKPSVTGATSVISLILTIPLQKSLHVCLSVCLSVCLV